The following nucleotide sequence is from Hydrogenispora ethanolica.
GTGGAGGAAGCGCCGTAAAATCCAGCTGTTGCATTCGCCCTTTTAGAAACTGCACTTTCTCCAGGAGCTCACTGCTCTCCCTTAGCATCCGGTCCGCCGGGGACTGCTCGCTCTTTCGCAATTCATTTTCAACCACGGCCGATTTGATAAATTCACTCAAATTGGCTTCCGGCGACAAATTGCCGACGATTTTAAGAAAGGCTTGATCCAATTCGGTCCGGGCGCCGGCCCGAAACCGAAATTCTCGAGGTTTAATACGCGGCTTCCACATTGGAAAACTCCTTCAAATGCAAATTTTAATCGGGTAATTATTCATTCCGCCTGGTTCGATATTTATCCTACCCAACGTCATGATAACCTTTTCCAAAAAAGATCTCATATTCTATTATAAAATGAGAATGGTAATTCCGCAAACTCAGAAATAAAACATTCGCCTCTGGAAGTAATCGTCCTCTACCGTTTTTATCGCCGCAGTTTTTCAGAAAATAAGATTGCGGATTTTCACTTTCCTTCCATTGGACTTGAGAAAATATACGTTCAAGTATATAATTTTGGTAAAGAAAGCTTAAAAACGGAAGACTTATCAATTCCATCAACCGCAAATTCGATTCTTTTTGCTGAAATTTTTGACCCTTCCTTGCGAAAATTTCCAATTTTTTCACTGACCATATTGGCTTCCTAAAATAACGACGATGATCAAAATAAAAACTATGGGGGGCTAAACGACGCCATGTTAACCGGGACTGTCGAACGGCGGTCGTCTCACCACGATCGCTTCAAAACCGAGCTGACGATGCGCTTCGAAAAGAAAAATCGGGAGATGATTACCGCTCAAATCACCACGATCAATGCTCAAGGCATTCAATTTCATCTGCCCTGGGGCGTAGACCTGGCAGGAGATTCGGAGAGGCTGGAGACTGTATTTAACCTGCCTTTGATCGGACAGATCCGCGTCAGCGGAGAGATCCACCAGTTACGATTGGGGATCGATACTGATTTGAACCGGGTTGTCTATTACGAAATTCGTTTTTTGAACCTTTCCCCCGAACAATGGAATTATATTTATGATTATTCGAAAGGTAAAAACCGTTCCGAATGGAATTCTCCGCTCCCGGAGACCGCTTTTCATCAGGAAAGAAAAGATTTTCGAATCGCGGTTCAAATTCCGGCCGATTTTTTTAGAAATGGAAAAGCGCCGGTGTCAGGGATGGTCGAGGATTTAAGTTACGGCGGAATTAAAGCGACTGTGCCCGAAGAATTTTCCGAAGCCGAGGAGGTCAAGGTGACGATACACCATGCCGAGCTCACCATCGAATTGAAAGGGATCTGCGTTTGGTGCAGGAGCTCTCTGGAGGAGCGGGACTCGGATCAAGCCCTTATCGGCGTCTCCTTTCAATCGTTAGACTCGGATAACTTTACCAAA
It contains:
- a CDS encoding PilZ domain-containing protein, encoding MLTGTVERRSSHHDRFKTELTMRFEKKNREMITAQITTINAQGIQFHLPWGVDLAGDSERLETVFNLPLIGQIRVSGEIHQLRLGIDTDLNRVVYYEIRFLNLSPEQWNYIYDYSKGKNRSEWNSPLPETAFHQERKDFRIAVQIPADFFRNGKAPVSGMVEDLSYGGIKATVPEEFSEAEEVKVTIHHAELTIELKGICVWCRSSLEERDSDQALIGVSFQSLDSDNFTKLRSLLFHAIQ